One Opitutales bacterium DNA segment encodes these proteins:
- a CDS encoding VRR-NUC domain-containing protein produces MSEHLLQVSMIRWANLQATTIPQLALWYAIPNGGQRNKVVASKLKAEGAKAGVPDLHLPVARGGCHSLYVETKLPGNKPTYNQRTWHTYLRAEGNRVEMVTSLDQWIELNLDYLEGVK; encoded by the coding sequence ATGAGCGAGCACCTGCTACAGGTCTCCATGATTCGCTGGGCGAATCTACAGGCGACGACCATCCCTCAGCTCGCGCTGTGGTACGCGATTCCCAACGGGGGTCAGCGAAACAAAGTCGTCGCCTCAAAACTCAAGGCCGAGGGAGCTAAGGCAGGCGTCCCAGATCTACATCTGCCCGTAGCCCGTGGTGGGTGTCATAGCCTCTACGTCGAAACGAAGTTGCCTGGTAATAAGCCTACCTACAATCAGAGGACTTGGCACACCTACTTAAGGGCTGAGGGAAACCGTGTCGAGATGGTGACTAGCCTGGATCAGTGGATTGAGCTGAATCTTGATTATTTGGAGGGGGTGAAATGA